A stretch of DNA from Manihot esculenta cultivar AM560-2 chromosome 7, M.esculenta_v8, whole genome shotgun sequence:
TTGTTGTGAAGCAGAGCCTAGCATATCTCTATTATACCTGTGATCACAGAATTTCCACCTATTAGTTGGAAATGTTCCATATCAAGCAGACAAACACATTACCGCcggattattagaaaaatacCACATGAATTGTAGAGACAAAGATACGCTATTCGAAAATACTAAAAACTCTCAGTAGTTCATTACATTTTCTCTACTCGACGAAatactgacttgaacgtcggaatAACTACCGTAGGCACCCACTACCACCTCACTTTTTCTTCCTGCTCTAACCAATCACAACGCAATCCCATTCTGCccacgtcatcaatctaatctcattaacatcatttggtttcgtTGTTAGGAAATCTATTGAATTCCctttattcatttggattatgaCTAGTTTCCTACTCTTTTTCTCTCCCTTCACTATCAAAATGGCCCGTAGTTCTAGAACTGTTGCTAATGTTGTTATCAATGAGGGAGTCATCATTTTTTCTGCTCCTGACGATAGAGAGAACACACTCCTAGCGATCAATGAAGCAAAtctcaataatttaaacaattaaCAAATACTCCAGTATATCCAAAGATTACATagattacaaaaataaatattatcatattttacaattagatttaaaaaatagataatagtaaattatttattattttttattcaataaaaataaaggtaatttataataaatataattataagtattttaagtaattttattatttgtactTCTCTCACTTTCATATatagtataaattatatataaaaggaaaaataataaaaatatatataaatttattaataataatgatttaattaaatcaatattaaaattattattttatttctaaatataatatattataaaaaaattttgattctcAATATAAAGtacttatttttatagttttatatatatatttttttgtttaattcattattttttttaaaaatataatttaatttataataaaatttaaatgttaaaaaaatattttctataaataaaatttaatcaagaatttcgtcaattaatttaaatttaaatagactaataatataattaaaaaattaaattaaaaatttttaaataataaaaattgtaattattttttaaaaaaattaatttaacttataataaaattttaatacaaataatttaaatatttagagatttttttatgataaaatttaatcagactataatttaaatgttaaaagatttcttcaatcaatttaaatttaaatagaatattaatataattaaattaaaaaaatttgaaaaataataaaattataattaataaaaacataGTAGgataatttaagaaattatCTAGTATAGATATACAACACATTCACATAGACTGCTTCTATTGCATAATGATGTTTACCTATATAAATGAATGTACGTAAATCCAGTGGAGGTAAACGTTTGCTAAATTGGCTTTATCAGTTCTAAATCATGTGTATGCTATTTTGAAATCTAAATCTTGTAAGTAACACGTGTGGTTCTATTGCTGTCCATTAATGTTGGGCATACATGAATCCCAATTCGTTTGCTAAATTCACATCACTAGCttccaaaaaaatattttgtcacCACTTATCCCTTATTCTATATAAGCACCAATCCTCCTTGCTCTCTTCCACTGATAACTTCCACATTAGCTTCATCTATCCAACATATATCCTTCTTTCACTACCAAAACCGAttcagggagagagagagaagggggAGAGAGAGTGactagaaagagagagaaagagaaagaagttgCACATTTGCATGGAGATTGCTTTCGTTTTAGTATACATATGCCTCTTTCTCTCTAGTCTACTCTCTTATCCCTTCATCAAGAAGAAAACAGGGGTATCTAAACCAAGAGCTAAGCTCCCTCCAGGTTCAATGGGTTGGCCTTATGTAGGTGAAACTCTACAATTGTACTCTCACGACCCAAATGTCTTCTTTGCAGCAAAGCAAATAAGGTTCATATACTATTCTTATTCTTactgttattattattactattatccCTTTGAATGGGGTTTACCAACTTTTATCCCTTTATTTTCAGATATGGAGAAATATTCAAAACACATATACTTGGGTGCCCTTGTGTCATGCTAGCTAGTCCTGAGGCTGCAAGGTTTGTGCTGGTTACCCACGATCACTTGTTCAAGCCTACTTACCCCAAAAGCAAAGAAAGGCTAATTGGACCTTCAGCTCTCTTTTTTCACCAAGGGGAGTACCATTATCACCTTAGGAAGCTAGTTCAAGGTTCATTATCTCCAGACACAATCCGCAAACTAATCCCAGATATCGAATCAATGACCATTTCTGCCTTGGAATCATTGGCTGATAGCCGTATCATCAACACCTTCCAAGAGATGAAGAAGGTTTGCTGATGAACTTGAATAATCATTAAGTAcccaaaatagaaaaagaaaaggaaaagttttCATCAAATTTGAAGCACATATGACTAAAATACCCTTTTGGTTATCTATTTAGTAATAATATGGGACTTCAATTCTGCTGTCTCATTCAATTAATGGTTTTCACAGGATTTATTGATTCTTAATTAGCTTTCTGTGTACTTTATGTTCTTCTGATCTTGGGTTTGTCTTTTGACCCTCCTCAGATTTCTTTCCAAGTAGGTATCCTCTCTGTCTTTGGTCTATTAGACAGCAACTACAGAGAAAAGCTAAATGAGAACTACCACATAATGGATAAGGGTTACAATTCTTTTCCAACAAACATTCCTGGAACTGCCTATCATAAAGCTCTCTTGGTAAGAGATATTTTAGAACCTTAATCAGTAGtgattttatcaaataatttcGACTtatcatgattttttttaaaaaaaaaatcatcaaaggcAAGGAAAAGACTTGATCAAATCCTGGGTGAGATCATCTGTGAAAGGAAGGAAAAAAGACTGCTAGAGAAGGATCTCTTGGGTCGTTTTCTCAACTTCAAAGATGAAAATGGGCAAACTTTAAGTGAAGATCAGATTTCTGATAACATTATAGGAGTACTTTTTGCAGCTCAAGATACTACAGCCACTGCTCTAACATGGATTCTCAAATACCTTCATGATCACCACAAACTCTTAGAAGCTGTTAAGGTAAGACATTCACCCAAAAAACATGGAAGAAATTAAACCCAATTAATATATATGGCTGATACACATTATCACGTGCTCAATTACTGGAAAATCACCAGGGATTAGTTATCTTGGTAATTATTAAATAACCACGTCTCTTTATATCTTACAGGCTGAGCAAATGGCAATATATGAAGCAAATAATGGAGGAAAGAATTCCTTGACATGGGCACAAACAAGGAATATGCCACTTACATATAGGGTAAGAACTGAAAATACCAGTAAAAAATacagtaattaaaattatttttaaaattttaagaatcatATTAACaccagtaatttttttttatgtaattttattaataattttttttaatattgtaaacaaacaataaaaattaaattacttttcagtatgaaaaatattttttagaagcgTTAGTGATACGGGCTTAAACTCTAATAATATATATCTGAATCTGCAGGTTGTATTAGAGAGTTTAAGAATGGCGAGCATTATATCTTTCGCCTACAGGGAAGCAATAATTGATGTTGAATATAAGGGTAAGTGCATGATCTAGAAGATTCTGACTTTATTGATTCCATTCAGAGAGGGATATTGCCATATCCtcacaattattattttttctattttctttttttaaaaaaaaaaataataataataatacatgtGTATGTTTATCTATACATGTGTAGGATATTTAATACCAAAAGGGTGGAAGGTGATGCCACTGTTCAGGAACATTCATCACAATCCAGAAATTTTTACTGATCCTCATATTTTTGACCCATCAAGGTTTGAGGTAtgcacaaaaataataatttaatttatttaaatttaataatttgtgaGAATTTAAATTcttctaattttaatatttgtaataatttattttttaatatttaatttaaaattaatagaaatattattttattaacaaagtttagtattgaaaaaaatagaaaCTAATGTAAGATTGGATAAATCTCAAGAATTATACTATAAATGACTCtttttatcaggtatacagaTATACAGGTGTTTGTAAGCCATTGGTCAGTAAAAAGTGTACAAGTTTCTAATCCAGTTTGTGGGTGGATGTTTGATAAATGCAGGTTTCTCCAAAACCCAATACCTTCATTCCATTTGGCAATGGAGTCCATGCTTGTCCTGGAAATGAACTTGCCAAGCTTGAGATGCTGATCTTGATACACCATCTAGTAACCAAATTCAGGTATatctttaaaatgattttttctttttattttatttttcatataagttaataatgtttttttttttttgtggggtCCTGAAATAGGGGATTTGACAAATGTGTTATTATGGTGGCAGGTGGGAAGTGGTGGGAACAGTGGAGGGAGTTCAGTATGGTCCATTTCCAGTCCCCCAACAAGGACTCCCAGCCAGATTTTGGCAAGAATCAACTACTCTTAAACAAGATTACCTGCCCTTGTTGCATTAGTGTCATCCCTTAATAATTATACTTtcttattgaaaatttttattattaccaTTTCCCTACACCTCTAATCCTACCCCATTGTTTTATTCATGGGGTCCCATCCCTaaaattttcaccttattgTTACATTTACTAGTAACTGTAAGTGCAATGTTAATCCTCTTGAGGATGCATATGCAATGAAAATGTATTACTAGCTTTTACCTTTATAAGAAATTGTTCTCTAGTGTACTCCCTCCTTAAGACTTTGTTTAGAAAAATTCGTTTAATATcatgcatttttttttcttttaacataaatatcctttaaattaaaaaatgttttttttatttttatatatgagaattaataaaataaatcctTGGAAAAAAATTGGTGATTCAAACATTCAACTAAATTCATAATTCCATTAGAAATTGAAAACTCAATTTACCTCTCCAATGATTTTTTAGTAAATTAgaaattgattttgaatttatatCATGGCCTATCAATCAATTATAGAATAATTTTTATCCATGGTTGTTGAAGTTTTATGAGTATTTCGCTACACTCACTTAATTTTAGGTTGTTTCACAAAAGTCACTTATGTTTTAATTGTAGTTTAAAACAGTTATTATTAAAATTCGATGAAATCTTAAATAAATTGTATACGTGGCTTATTTTATAtggattaaaatgtaaaaaaaatctTCTCAAAATTAGATTAGAAATCTTTACTTAATTTGATTTatctaattattttagtaaatatcaataaaatcaaatcaaacaaaaaccacttgtaatatattgttttggcCTCTGTGTATAAATATCCTAATTCTAAATTTCTCTACCCTTTCGTCATTCATCTTTTGCTTAGTCCTAAATCAAGATATGATGCTCTTTTTCTCTAATACTATACAACAATTTGTCAAAATAAATCGTAAGGGTTACGTGACAAGAACATAATAAGTGAAAAATGTGGTTTCACGCGAAGAAAAAAACACCTGAACACTTCAAATACTTGGTTTATCATCAATATGCGCCCTCCCCTAGATAGGACGAGTCCCAGTACAAAGTTACCGTTATAGGTATAGTCCAGCGTATCcccattacacctataatcgcAGGATTATTAACCTATTAGCTGGTGTATCAAGCAGCTGGCCATATTATCGtcgaattattaaaaaatactatatttatctctatcttcttacaatataaaataaaaagaatgacAGAGATAAAGGTACGCTATACTCTTACACTACTAAAGTTCTAAACAATTTATCGCATTTGCCCTATTCTTTAATATACTAACTTGAAACTGTCGTGAGCACTCACTATGTCACATTTTTTTCTTACAAGTTTAGTCAATTACAGTATAACTCTGTTTTCCAGCTACATCACTCTTATACTGAAATACAGCTGCaaactcttcttcttcatcattgtCTTCTTCTCTtaattcctcttcttcttctcgatCAATTTTATGGCACCTACTGATTAATCTCTGCAATCCCTTATTTGTGGGTTTGTGATGTTTTGATTTGGATAttgtattaaaatttgaaatttagttAAAACTCTGTGGTAACAAAATTTATGGGTAATTTTCAAATCCGCATGACTGTTATAGTAGCATATTAATAGCAGACCTCCATTGCTTCCTTCAGAATTATAAATCAGTCTTTCTCTTTGCCACTTTTAATTGCTTTCttcacttttttttctttattttttcgaAATTATATGAATGAAAATTGATATTAGGATGAGTGGTTGAGTTTGAgtatataaaagaattttaatatttgatgtggtaagaaattatttttattattctacgtTATTTACGATAAATTACATAGGTGTTTCattagaaaattattaaaaagtttaattcaacgataatttaaaataaaaacttaaacttaattatatttttaaaataaaacttaaacttaattatatttttaaaataaattgaaattcagTAAGCACAATAATATTGAATCGGTAATTTAAGTTCAGTGGGTGAAAATTACACAACAATAATATTCATGAAATACGGAGTGTATGTGTGAGTATAGCCACAGCAATAAAATAATCAAACAGTTTTAACTACAGACCAGCCTAATTGGAGAGCAAAAATGAGCTTctgaaattttcattaaaattaaaaaaaaaaaaaacttcttaaattttaattcaaaattatataattgtttACTTCCTATAgttttacatatttatataatttattttttaactaaaattaaaataaataaataattttttagtaaaaaattaactacaatttaattttatgaaatatcgaaatgttttaattaaataattttaaaattaaaaaattaacaaatattctaaaaatttaacAACTTTAACGGCACACCTCCAAGTATTTTACCATGTTATAATCACCTAAAACTCTCTAagatgtaatattttttttttttgtcaatttaagatgtaataataatttatcaaattcaTAAAAAGACAAATTTGATAcggtaaaaaaaaattgaaaataattttataaaaaaaaattagatagtGTCTACGGACAGCCACTCGACGTTCAAGTAGTAAGTTATCAAAGAGGGCGAGTGTAAATAGATTGTTTGACATTAAGAAGAGTGTAAGAATGCGTACCTTGAACTCTTTGTATGTTttgcttttatattataagaagatTGGATTAGTTAGtgaattttatagaaattcgaCTAATACCTGCTAGTAGATAAGAGATTCCATAATTATAGGCATAATAGGGATCTTCTGtataatatcttttaataataattatatgtcATGGGAGACTCGACCAAATACATGGGGTGAGTCTTTTATCATTTCGTGTACTGACCATCATGTTGACCGGGTCTTCTTTCTCATTGGTGAAACTTAAATGACCGAGTGTCACTGATTATTAGGACTGTACCGTGTGGCTCAATCGTATGGTGACAACGCACAACATACTTTTGACGCATATTGTATTATATCAGAAGTTTTCCATTGATCTTCGACTCTTCAAATTTGAAGATTACAACTATTTTCTATGGTTTTAGACATGTGGCATGCCCGAATTGGTTCTCCATACTCACGTCTCTTTGCTTGTACTAGTCGTAAATAATGTTTTGTTTTGCTTCTTGAGCTGCATTTAAACCACCCATCGAAATAACATTATAAAATCTCTCTTTCTCCTACAATAGCCACTTTTGCTTTCAATTGCTTCCTTTTTTCTATGAAAAGTCTTGTACACTCGGTCTTCTCATTCCTATTTTCCAAAGGTAATTTCTTCTTTTATCATATTCCCTGCTTTAAAGATGAATAGGTCCTTTTTGtcttcttcgtcttcttcttctAGTGGTAGCTCAACCTCTACCTCTTCCTCCAGCGGCCCATCCATACTCTGGCTCCCATAGTTTCATTGAGGGTGGTCCATGACAACGACACCTTGCTGGTGAACGACATCTCATTCGTGCTTGCAAATAGGGACGTAAATCATCTTCATGACCACTACCATATTTCTTGAAAGATCTTCTGGATTTATGCTCCTAATCCAAATATTCATGTTGATGATCAGATCCCTGCTGAAGATACTATCATGGTATATGAGGAACAATTAAAGGCGGGTTTTTGGTTACCAATTGACCCATCCTTTGTTGAAGTTCTTAGGTTCCATAAGCTGTCAATTGCTTAGCTTCATTCAAACAACTAGAGAATTCTCGTGGCCTTCCTATTTGTCTGTTTTAACAACAACATCGAGCTGAGTATTGCTCCTTTTTCCCAACTATATAAGTTGAAAACTCAGAAGAAGGAGACAATTTGGTTCTTTAGCAGGAAAAAGCATCAAACCCTCTTCGATAAGATCCCTTCTTCCTTGAAACGttggaaaaataaattcttCCTCCTCCACCATAGGATGTCTGGGGGTTTTGGACAACTATGGATCAATTAAAATGTTTATGTGGAGCATCAAAAGGATATGGTCTAACCGCAAAGGGCTGAGGAAGAGGCTTTGGACTTCTTACAAAAGATGGCCTTGGCCCACATAATGGAAATAAGTGTGGCCGTGAGAAATATCATCCTATCATGTTAGAGCCAATACCAGGCAAAGAAAACTCGATTTCCATGGCCATTTGGTCAAAGCGATCTTCGGATGACACCACCCTTTGAGGGCTACAACTAGCCCAACTATAACACCTTTTTAGTGCCATAATCCTGAGGAGAAGCGTTAGATTGTGTAAGATTCATTTTGAGGGCAAGACCACGAAGGTAGTTGGAGAGGCAATCCTTCATACGACCTTTCAAATGACATCTTCTCAGAGGATGAGACTGAGTTTCTGCTAATAGATTTTTAGAAGATTTTAATGTAATAGAGACTTTGCCTCAGTCCATTTTATCCCCTTGTAatcttttgtaatgaaaataCATATTTTGCATATCTTATTTAGCAGCAAAAACATATTAATATGTGAGTTTTAATGCCCGGTTTAACAAATATACCTTATAgaattttagtaaaatagaATGAATACCCGGACATGTGACGTGGTGAGTGCCCACCTTTGCaccataaaatgccttagatgTTTTTATAATAAGGGGCTTTCACCCATTTATTCATCGACTTTCACCCCATTATACATCTTGATTCTTGGTTATAAGGCTTACCTCATCAATATTATCCTTTAATTGGCATCGCCTTCAACTTTTGGGGATTAGTAAACCCCCTTCGTGGTTGTCTGGTGCAAATGACCTGTTTATAGGGACCCACGCCTGGCTTGTGGCCTAGCAAGGTCTACCTTGTGGTCTTTCATAGTGAGACCAATATTTGAATAGTCTAGCGGAAATCACCTTGTGATCTCGCCTTATGGACACTGTCTTGTGGTCTTGTTTggtgggaccaacgcccgaaTGGTTTGCTGAgaatcgccttgtgacctggcctggtgGAAACTACCTTGTGgacttgtttagtgggaccaacgcccgaaTGGTCTGGCGGGAACTGCCTTATGATCTGGCTTagcaaaaactgccttgtggccttttttagtgggaccaatgcccaaaTGGTCTCGCGGGAACCACTTTTTGACATGGCCTGGCGGAAACTGttttgtggccttatttagtgggaccaacgccctaATGGTCTAGCAAGGATCGCCTTATGACTTGGCCTggtgaaaactgccttgtggccttgtttagtgggatcaATGCCCGAATGGTTTGACGggaccgccttgtgacctggcctggcaaaaactgccttgtggcctctttTTGTCTTCTTAATCTTTATTTCTTTTGAGGAAGGCAATCCATCATTTATTATCACCAAAGTACACAACATGTGAAAGAAATACTTCGTTAACtcattattgataaatttttctCATATTACAAATATTACAGACATAGAGAATAATTTGACCATCTAGTTTGGCTAGCTTATATGACCCTGGATTAATAACCTTTGAGACCTTAAATGATCCTTTCCAAATCTCGCTCAACTTACCAGGCCTAGCATTGCCGCTTGTTATATATGTTATTTTGAGGACTAAGTCACCCACATTAAAAGCTCGTGTCCTGACCTCACTGTTGAATATTatggatattttatttttgtaaaccGCCATTCTGATTACAGTCTTTTCTCGTAAGAATGCAGTTTTGTCTAAATTAAATTGCATTTCTTTAGGATCTCCTAAAATCTATGGGTGTTGTGTCCTGAAGTTGCTTACTTGGATTTACATGAGGATGACTGCCTCAGCCCCATATACAAGAGAAAAGGGCGTTTCTCTTGTAGTTGTTATGGGAGTGGTCTTGTATGCCTATAGTATGTGAGATAACTCCTCGAGCCAGTTGCCTTTAGCTTGGTCGATTCTTTTCTTTAGCCATTGTAAGATGGTCCTATTTGTGACCTCTGTCATACCATTGGAGTAGGAGTGATAGGCTAAGTTGAACCTGAAGTTAATTTTCCATTTCTTGCAAAAGTCTTTAAACCTGGTACTTGCAAACTAAGTTTCATTATCAGTGATCACTATTTTTGGTATTCCAAATAAGGTGAATATGTTTTTGCTGATGAAAGAGAATGCTTGTTGAGAGTGATGGACTATACTGCCTCAACCTCAGCCTACTTGTTGAAATGTTCTACTGCCACGATTATGAACTTCTTTGACCTAGATGCCTTGGGGAACAAGCCAAGTATGTTTATCCCCCATTGAAAGAAAGGCCAGGGGCTTCTAATGGCCGCTTGCATTTCTCCCAGAGTCCTTAGGATGCTTGCATGTACTTGGCATCTTTGGTACTTCTGGATGAGTTGCTTTGCATCCTGCATTATCATtagccagtagtatccttgtctGAATGCTTTATGGGCAATTGTCCAAGCTCCTTCATGGCTCCTATAATCACCTTCATGGATATCTTTTAGGATTTCCTAGCTTTCTTCTTTTATAACACATCACAGCCATGGTTGTGTGGAGGACCTCCCATACAACCATCTATCAATTAGTATCTATGTAGA
This window harbors:
- the LOC110619124 gene encoding abscisic acid 8'-hydroxylase 4, with the translated sequence MEIAFVLVYICLFLSSLLSYPFIKKKTGVSKPRAKLPPGSMGWPYVGETLQLYSHDPNVFFAAKQIRYGEIFKTHILGCPCVMLASPEAARFVLVTHDHLFKPTYPKSKERLIGPSALFFHQGEYHYHLRKLVQGSLSPDTIRKLIPDIESMTISALESLADSRIINTFQEMKKISFQVGILSVFGLLDSNYREKLNENYHIMDKGYNSFPTNIPGTAYHKALLARKRLDQILGEIICERKEKRLLEKDLLGRFLNFKDENGQTLSEDQISDNIIGVLFAAQDTTATALTWILKYLHDHHKLLEAVKAEQMAIYEANNGGKNSLTWAQTRNMPLTYRVVLESLRMASIISFAYREAIIDVEYKGYLIPKGWKVMPLFRNIHHNPEIFTDPHIFDPSRFEVSPKPNTFIPFGNGVHACPGNELAKLEMLILIHHLVTKFRWEVVGTVEGVQYGPFPVPQQGLPARFWQESTTLKQDYLPLLH